In Bacillus sp. FJAT-45037, the following are encoded in one genomic region:
- a CDS encoding PTS fructose transporter subunit IIABC, with amino-acid sequence MRIVDLLSKETILLDLTSSTKDQVINELADKLDHAGKLVNKKKYIEEIHNRENQSSTGIGEGVAIPHAKTSAVKEPAIVFGRSSRGIDYEALDGKPSYLFFMIAASEGANNEHLQTLSRLSTLLIDPDFRETLMKAQTEDEILELISKREEEKIADEENEPEEETNEKYILAVTGCPTGIAHTYMAADSLKEKAKALGVSIKVETNGSDGVKNRLTAEDINRADAIIIAADTKIEKERFAGKHVLDVPVTDGIRRPEELIKRAINQDAPIYRGDGSQSSSSSEKEGRQKSGFYKHLMNGVSNMLPFVVGGGILIAISFFFGIEAADPNSADYHPFAEALSIIGGGTAFGLMIPVLAAFIAMSIADRPGFAPGMVAGLIASTGEAGFLGGIIAGFMAGYLVLLLKRAFSFMPQSLAGIKTILVYPLFGIFLAGYLMLEVIVEPVQAFNTILEGWLGNMGTGNIVLLGILLGAMMAIDMGGPINKAAFTFGIAMIDAGNYAPHAAIMAGGMVPPLGIALATTLFKSKFTKQEREAGKTNYIMGASFITEGAIPFAAADPGRVIPSIVAGSAVAGGLAMLFGNTLIAPHGGAFVIFVAVENWPFYILAILLGAVVTALMLGFWKKPVSS; translated from the coding sequence ATGAGAATTGTTGATTTACTTTCAAAGGAAACGATCCTTTTAGATTTAACATCGTCTACAAAGGATCAAGTCATTAACGAGTTAGCGGATAAGCTTGACCACGCTGGAAAGCTAGTAAATAAAAAGAAGTATATTGAAGAGATTCATAACCGTGAGAACCAAAGTTCAACTGGAATTGGTGAAGGGGTTGCGATCCCACACGCGAAAACATCTGCGGTAAAAGAACCTGCGATTGTTTTTGGTCGTTCTAGTCGAGGGATAGACTATGAAGCATTGGATGGCAAACCTAGTTATCTATTTTTCATGATAGCAGCAAGCGAAGGAGCCAATAACGAGCACTTGCAAACATTATCTAGGCTATCAACATTGCTTATTGATCCGGATTTTCGTGAAACTTTAATGAAAGCGCAAACAGAGGATGAGATTCTTGAGCTGATTAGTAAACGAGAAGAAGAAAAGATAGCGGACGAAGAAAATGAACCTGAAGAAGAGACAAATGAAAAATATATTTTAGCCGTTACAGGTTGTCCGACAGGTATTGCTCATACGTATATGGCAGCAGATTCGTTAAAAGAAAAGGCAAAAGCTTTAGGCGTATCTATCAAAGTGGAAACGAATGGCTCGGATGGGGTGAAGAATCGTTTAACTGCTGAGGACATTAACCGAGCAGATGCGATCATTATAGCAGCCGATACAAAAATCGAAAAAGAAAGATTTGCAGGCAAGCATGTTCTTGATGTCCCTGTAACAGACGGGATTCGTCGGCCGGAGGAATTGATTAAAAGGGCAATCAATCAAGATGCACCAATCTACCGTGGGGATGGAAGTCAGTCGAGTTCTTCTTCCGAAAAAGAAGGCAGACAAAAGTCTGGATTCTATAAACATCTAATGAATGGTGTCTCTAATATGCTGCCGTTCGTTGTCGGTGGTGGGATTTTGATCGCAATTTCATTCTTCTTTGGAATTGAGGCGGCAGATCCTAATAGTGCTGATTATCATCCATTTGCTGAAGCGTTAAGTATCATTGGTGGAGGCACTGCGTTTGGCTTAATGATTCCGGTCTTAGCAGCGTTTATCGCGATGAGTATTGCTGATCGTCCAGGTTTTGCACCAGGTATGGTAGCAGGTTTAATTGCTTCAACGGGCGAAGCTGGTTTCTTAGGCGGAATCATTGCTGGTTTTATGGCGGGTTATCTCGTATTGTTACTAAAGAGAGCATTCTCTTTTATGCCACAGTCATTAGCAGGAATTAAAACGATCTTAGTTTATCCGTTGTTCGGTATCTTTTTAGCTGGTTACTTGATGCTTGAAGTAATTGTTGAGCCTGTTCAAGCATTCAACACGATCCTTGAGGGTTGGCTTGGAAACATGGGGACAGGGAACATTGTCTTATTAGGGATTCTTTTAGGTGCGATGATGGCGATCGATATGGGTGGACCAATTAATAAAGCGGCTTTCACTTTCGGTATTGCGATGATTGATGCGGGGAATTATGCACCTCATGCAGCAATTATGGCAGGTGGAATGGTACCACCACTTGGTATTGCCTTAGCAACAACTTTATTTAAGAGTAAATTTACAAAACAAGAACGTGAGGCGGGGAAGACAAACTACATCATGGGAGCTTCATTTATTACAGAAGGAGCCATCCCGTTTGCTGCGGCAGACCCGGGACGTGTCATTCCATCGATTGTAGCTGGATCAGCTGTTGCTGGAGGATTAGCGATGTTATTTGGTAATACTCTTATCGCCCCACATGGTGGAGCATTCGTTATTTTCGTTGCGGTTGAAAACTGGCCATTCTATATTTTAGCAATCTTACTAGGAGCGGTCGTGACAGCTCTAATGCTCGGATTTTGGAAGAAGCCTGTTAGTTCATAA
- the pfkB gene encoding 1-phosphofructokinase: MIYTLTLNPSVDYIVSVDGFKLGETNRTTEERKVPGGKGINVSRVLKQLQVESQALGFVGGFTGQFMKASLKQENITADFIEVAGDTRINIKLKTGTETELNGQSPLITMEHLNSLKTKLQKIKDGDFLVLAGSVPKSVPSSIYSTIMREMKGRGVQVIVDSSGPALKEALADQPFLIKPNHHELAELFQYEEVSIEHAVELGKKALDQGAQNVIVSMAGEGALFINNEMTLTATVPKGEVVNSVGAGDSVVAGFLAALKKEQSLEDSFRYAIAAGSATAFKDGFCTVPEIEKLERDIKINKL; encoded by the coding sequence ATGATCTATACTCTTACGTTAAATCCATCGGTCGATTACATTGTCTCGGTAGATGGCTTTAAACTAGGTGAAACCAACCGGACTACAGAGGAACGGAAAGTACCAGGAGGAAAAGGCATTAACGTATCACGAGTATTAAAACAACTTCAAGTCGAGAGTCAGGCACTTGGATTTGTCGGTGGTTTTACTGGGCAGTTTATGAAAGCTTCGTTAAAGCAAGAAAACATTACTGCTGACTTTATTGAAGTAGCAGGGGACACACGTATTAACATAAAACTGAAGACTGGAACTGAAACAGAACTCAACGGCCAATCACCATTGATTACAATGGAGCATCTAAACTCTCTAAAAACGAAGCTTCAAAAAATAAAAGATGGCGATTTTCTAGTCCTAGCAGGAAGTGTGCCAAAGAGTGTACCATCTTCAATTTACTCGACGATCATGAGAGAGATGAAAGGGCGAGGCGTTCAAGTGATTGTGGATTCGAGTGGTCCTGCCTTAAAAGAAGCACTTGCTGACCAACCCTTTTTGATCAAGCCGAACCATCATGAGTTAGCTGAGTTGTTTCAGTATGAAGAGGTGTCTATAGAGCATGCTGTAGAACTAGGTAAGAAAGCACTCGATCAAGGGGCACAAAATGTAATTGTCTCTATGGCAGGAGAAGGTGCATTATTTATCAACAATGAAATGACTTTAACTGCGACAGTTCCTAAGGGAGAAGTAGTGAACTCAGTGGGAGCTGGTGATTCCGTAGTGGCTGGTTTTTTAGCTGCCTTAAAAAAAGAGCAAAGCTTAGAGGACTCGTTTCGTTACGCAATAGCGGCTGGGAGTGCGACGGCATTTAAAGATGGGTTTTGTACAGTACCAGAGATTGAGAAGTTAGAAAGGGATATAAAAATAAATAAACTTTAA
- a CDS encoding DeoR/GlpR family DNA-binding transcription regulator translates to MLTFERQQLILRVLEKKKVITISELVEETSASESTIRRDLTELENKKQLKRVHGGASLLSGKMDEPTVAEKESKHQDEKAAIGEYAASLVADGDCIFIDAGTTTKEMVQHLTGKDIVVVTNGINIVSELVDHGLKTYVTGGFVKEGTRALIGRGASDSLKNYRFDKAFIGANSIEESNGYSTPDPEEAFVKQTAIERANIAFVLADHSKFGDVSFAKIADLKETTIITSEKMESSIQDFYLRKTNLKVVNIK, encoded by the coding sequence GTGCTTACGTTTGAAAGGCAGCAATTAATTTTACGTGTGCTCGAGAAGAAGAAGGTTATTACGATCTCTGAATTAGTAGAAGAGACAAGTGCTTCTGAGTCGACGATTCGAAGAGACTTAACAGAACTTGAAAATAAAAAACAATTAAAACGGGTCCACGGTGGAGCCTCTTTACTATCTGGGAAGATGGATGAGCCGACAGTGGCTGAAAAAGAATCAAAACACCAGGATGAAAAAGCGGCAATTGGTGAGTATGCTGCTTCCTTGGTAGCAGATGGGGATTGTATCTTCATTGATGCAGGAACAACAACGAAGGAAATGGTTCAACATTTAACGGGAAAAGACATTGTCGTCGTGACAAACGGAATAAATATTGTATCTGAGTTAGTGGACCACGGATTAAAGACGTATGTCACGGGTGGCTTTGTTAAGGAAGGAACACGCGCACTTATCGGTCGTGGAGCGAGTGATAGTTTGAAAAATTATCGATTTGATAAAGCTTTTATTGGAGCGAACAGTATTGAGGAATCCAATGGCTACTCCACGCCCGATCCAGAAGAAGCATTTGTTAAACAAACAGCGATTGAAAGAGCAAATATAGCATTTGTCTTAGCTGATCACTCGAAGTTTGGGGATGTCTCATTTGCAAAGATTGCTGATCTTAAAGAAACAACTATTATCACTTCAGAGAAAATGGAATCATCGATCCAAGATTTTTATCTAAGGAAAACAAACTTAAAGGTGGTGAACATAAAATGA
- a CDS encoding Gfo/Idh/MocA family protein, translating to MVHLALIGAWHVHTKGFVEDALKTGLAQLEVVWDDDEKRGRAFAEEFDVPFESNLEKLLSNPEIDAVMVECATTRHKEVIIQAADAKKHIFTDKALALSVDECLEIKEAIEKHKVKFMISLESKTIGAYRYAKQLIDNGQLGRVTSAYFRRAHQAALDETMLPSYWFDAAETGGGVTLDLGCHGLYLLPYFCGVPKKITCLMNELYGTGNDENSTTLIEFEDGAIGTAHTSFVASRLDNTLEIIGTEGSLVITGRNQSTFRVWLQSKHVPGHENLEPVPLEQLLLDEEMPSAQFIRLIVSNDSQSIQDFDIDAAISLTRLIECAYTAAKEERTITY from the coding sequence ATGGTTCATTTAGCGTTAATTGGTGCGTGGCATGTTCATACAAAAGGGTTTGTAGAAGATGCATTGAAGACTGGACTAGCTCAGTTAGAAGTTGTTTGGGATGATGATGAAAAAAGAGGAAGGGCTTTTGCCGAAGAATTTGATGTACCTTTTGAATCAAATTTAGAAAAACTCCTTAGTAATCCTGAGATTGATGCAGTGATGGTTGAGTGCGCTACGACAAGACATAAAGAAGTAATTATTCAAGCAGCCGATGCGAAAAAGCATATTTTTACCGATAAAGCCTTAGCTCTCTCTGTTGATGAATGTTTAGAGATTAAAGAAGCCATCGAAAAGCACAAGGTGAAGTTTATGATTTCGCTAGAATCGAAAACAATCGGTGCATACCGTTATGCAAAACAATTGATTGACAACGGGCAGCTAGGGCGAGTGACGTCTGCTTATTTCAGACGCGCTCATCAGGCTGCACTCGACGAGACGATGCTTCCTTCTTATTGGTTTGATGCGGCGGAAACAGGTGGCGGGGTGACATTAGATCTTGGTTGTCATGGTCTCTATTTGTTGCCATATTTTTGTGGGGTTCCTAAGAAGATTACTTGCTTGATGAATGAGCTCTATGGTACTGGAAACGATGAAAACTCGACGACACTTATTGAGTTCGAAGATGGTGCAATAGGAACAGCTCATACATCGTTTGTTGCCTCTAGACTAGATAACACGCTTGAGATTATTGGAACAGAGGGCAGTTTAGTCATTACCGGTCGAAATCAATCGACCTTCAGAGTGTGGTTACAATCTAAGCATGTACCGGGTCATGAAAACCTAGAACCTGTCCCTCTCGAGCAGCTTCTTCTTGATGAGGAAATGCCTAGTGCTCAATTTATTAGGCTGATCGTATCGAATGATTCGCAATCGATCCAAGACTTTGATATCGATGCGGCGATCTCGTTAACACGGTTGATCGAATGCGCTTATACTGCAGCGAAGGAAGAAAGAACGATCACGTATTGA
- a CDS encoding sulfatase-like hydrolase/transferase, translating to MVDQQRFPSVYETKELREWRRKHLVTQQLLRKNGMEFLNHYAGSTACSPSRTTLYTGQYPSLHGVTQTSGVAKGAFDPDVFWLDPNSVPTIGDYFRAVGYDTFWKGKWHASDEDILIPGTHNAYSSYDAKTGVPNKEKEKMYKRADRLDLFGFSSWIGPEPHGTDPRNSGSSAAVGTSGRDEVYAADAVKLIKKLEKKHRGAKNSKPWLTMCSFVNPHDIALYGVLTALQPTFNFEVDPSLPRVPAAPTVRESLHTKPQAQESYRITYPKAIQPIIDNNFYRQLYYSLQKKADQEMLKVFTALQESSFYDDTIVIFTADHGELLGAHGGLYQKWYNMYEESIHVPLIIHSPKMFKRSEQTDMLTSHVDILPTLLGLSGANVQRIQGRLDKDHTEVHPLVGRDLTPLLNGEKEFCGVDEPIYFMTDDDVTSGLNQTTATGQPYESVTQPNHIEAVITKLRTGRGNKKETWKFARYFEKQQDSTNVSTKNNPNATPNEFELYNLSEDPLEQKNLANPLYATEKTARIQRVLMTILHEQSKQKRLSPTSGESE from the coding sequence ATGGTGGATCAGCAACGGTTTCCATCTGTCTATGAAACAAAGGAGCTGAGAGAGTGGAGAAGAAAACATTTAGTGACGCAGCAATTGTTGCGTAAAAATGGGATGGAATTTTTAAATCATTACGCCGGGAGTACGGCTTGTTCTCCAAGCAGAACTACTCTCTACACAGGACAATATCCATCACTTCATGGCGTGACACAGACAAGTGGAGTTGCCAAAGGGGCCTTTGATCCCGATGTGTTCTGGCTTGATCCTAATAGCGTGCCTACAATAGGTGATTACTTTCGGGCGGTTGGGTACGATACGTTTTGGAAAGGAAAGTGGCACGCATCGGATGAAGATATCTTAATTCCAGGTACCCATAACGCGTATTCAAGCTACGACGCTAAAACGGGTGTACCGAATAAGGAAAAAGAAAAAATGTATAAACGAGCGGATCGCCTTGATTTATTCGGGTTTTCAAGTTGGATCGGACCAGAACCTCATGGTACAGATCCTCGTAATTCAGGATCATCAGCAGCGGTTGGCACGAGTGGACGTGATGAAGTGTATGCAGCAGACGCCGTTAAGTTAATCAAAAAATTAGAAAAGAAACACAGAGGGGCAAAGAATTCTAAGCCATGGTTGACGATGTGTTCCTTTGTTAACCCACATGATATTGCGCTTTATGGGGTCCTAACAGCGCTTCAACCGACCTTTAATTTTGAAGTCGATCCTTCCCTTCCGCGTGTTCCTGCAGCTCCAACGGTAAGAGAATCGCTGCACACGAAACCGCAAGCACAAGAGAGCTACCGAATCACTTACCCTAAAGCGATCCAGCCAATCATCGACAATAATTTTTATCGCCAACTATATTACAGCTTGCAGAAAAAAGCCGATCAAGAAATGCTTAAAGTGTTTACAGCCCTTCAAGAGTCGAGCTTTTATGATGATACCATCGTGATCTTCACAGCTGATCATGGCGAATTACTAGGCGCGCATGGAGGCCTCTATCAAAAGTGGTACAACATGTATGAAGAGTCGATTCATGTGCCATTGATCATTCATAGTCCGAAAATGTTTAAGCGTAGTGAACAAACGGATATGCTGACAAGTCATGTTGATATTCTCCCCACTTTGTTAGGGCTATCAGGAGCGAATGTTCAGCGTATTCAAGGGCGACTTGATAAGGATCATACCGAAGTTCATCCACTAGTTGGCAGAGATTTAACCCCGTTACTTAATGGAGAAAAAGAGTTCTGTGGTGTCGATGAACCTATTTACTTTATGACTGATGATGACGTGACGAGCGGCTTGAACCAAACGACGGCAACAGGTCAGCCTTATGAATCAGTTACACAACCAAATCATATTGAAGCCGTCATAACCAAGCTAAGAACGGGAAGAGGGAATAAAAAAGAAACGTGGAAATTCGCTCGTTACTTTGAAAAACAGCAGGATTCAACGAACGTATCTACTAAGAACAATCCGAACGCAACACCAAATGAATTTGAGTTATATAATCTAAGCGAAGATCCACTCGAACAAAAAAACTTGGCTAATCCGTTATATGCCACTGAAAAAACAGCCAGAATCCAGCGAGTCTTAATGACCATCCTTCATGAACAATCAAAACAAAAAAGACTCTCACCAACAAGTGGAGAGAGCGAGTAG